In a single window of the Zea mays cultivar B73 chromosome 5, Zm-B73-REFERENCE-NAM-5.0, whole genome shotgun sequence genome:
- the LOC109939524 gene encoding uncharacterized protein has translation MAEVPFLRACSPSLLLCRGRRAPARSSRPASPCCGLSSSLRMRNLLFRCLSCARKFSARNGVSSFRVELLSCVPVVVSELILSCRSIFSYPGCVYGRQIVRVVQLADHILVGHRFSICHDTTPLLNPVSNPPWRSSSSSPSSTPLHQLAPDFSSKSSSFRASARNPKNRVKTKLAAPYSPSARQIAWIEKSLPISRIRVSCGNGKLMKCLE, from the coding sequence ATGGCCGAGGTCCCTTTCCTGCGCGCGTGCTCGCCGTCTCTGCtcctttgtcgtggtcgtcgcgcGCCTGCGCGCAGCTCGCGCCCTGCTAGTCCCTGCTGCGGGTTGTCGAGCTCTCTGCGCATGCGCAACTTGCTCTTTCGTTGTTTGTCGTGCGCACGAAAATTCTCTGCTCGCAACGGCGTGTCAAGTTTCCGCGTCGAGCTCCTCTCGTGCGTGCCCGTCGTCGTCTCCGAGTTGATTCTTAGCTGTCGTAGTATTTTTAGTTATCCCGGCTGCGTCTATGGCCGTCAAATCGTCAGAGTCGTTCAACTCGCCGATCACATCTTGGTCGGTCATCGATTTTCTATTTGCCATGATACAACACCGTTGTTAAATCCAGTCTCTAACCCGCCATGGCGTTCGTCGTCCTCTAGTCCCAGTTCGACCCCACTTCACCAGCTCGCACCCGACTTCAGCTCAAAGTCGTCGTCGTTCCGTGCATCAGCAAGAAATCccaagaatcgggtgaagacgaagctagcagcgccatattccccaagcgctcgacaaattgcctGGATCGAAAAATCGCTACCGATCTCGCGGATTCGTGTCAGCTGTGGAAACGGTAAGCTGATGAAGTGTTTAGAATAG